The following proteins are encoded in a genomic region of Rhizobium sp. ZPR4:
- a CDS encoding BON domain-containing protein — MLFLAKSPSMTASSDRYATCAAIRCLIAYAEGLEDCHIEVAAMEGAIVLSGVASTDEARQRAIAIAAEYARTRVVSNIALRADRDPSSHPHPQIELSNSPAPPGQTAAPKTPKETS, encoded by the coding sequence ATGCTTTTCCTGGCCAAGTCCCCATCGATGACGGCATCGTCGGATCGTTACGCAACCTGTGCGGCCATCCGCTGCCTGATCGCCTATGCCGAGGGACTTGAGGATTGTCATATCGAAGTTGCCGCCATGGAAGGCGCAATCGTTCTCTCCGGAGTGGCATCGACCGATGAGGCGCGGCAGCGGGCCATTGCAATAGCTGCCGAATATGCCAGGACCCGCGTCGTCAGCAATATCGCCCTGCGGGCCGATCGCGACCCTTCCAGCCATCCTCATCCGCAAATCGAGCTGTCGAATTCCCCTGCGCCGCCCGGACAGACCGCGGCGCCCAAAACGCCGAAGGAGACGTCATGA
- a CDS encoding DUF992 domain-containing protein, translating to MKKFIIAAAAIAVAFGSAASAASTHSKRQSAQVVSEPKQRLGTLSCEVAGGVGMIIGSNKAISCTFKQRTGRAERYTGTIGKLGIDIGVTRKTYMSWVVVNTAPTRVGDGALAGTYVGASAGASVGLGLGANALVGGNSKNFALQPLSAEAGTGLNVAAGVSRLQLQSAR from the coding sequence ATGAAAAAATTCATTATAGCGGCGGCGGCAATTGCAGTTGCCTTTGGTTCTGCGGCTTCCGCTGCCAGCACTCACTCCAAAAGGCAGTCGGCACAAGTGGTGTCCGAGCCGAAGCAAAGGCTCGGAACGCTGTCTTGCGAGGTCGCCGGCGGTGTCGGCATGATTATCGGATCGAACAAGGCGATCAGCTGCACATTCAAGCAGCGAACCGGCAGAGCTGAACGCTATACGGGCACAATCGGCAAGCTCGGCATCGATATCGGGGTCACCCGCAAGACCTATATGAGCTGGGTTGTCGTCAATACCGCGCCGACGCGTGTGGGCGACGGTGCCCTGGCCGGCACCTACGTCGGTGCTTCGGCAGGCGCTTCCGTGGGGCTCGGCCTCGGTGCGAACGCTCTGGTGGGTGGCAATTCCAAGAATTTCGCGCTGCAGCCGCTGAGCGCGGAAGCGGGAACGGGCCTGAACGTTGCAGCCGGCGTCTCGCGCCTGCAATTGCAGTCCGCCCGCTGA
- the katG gene encoding catalase/peroxidase HPI, with amino-acid sequence MDTKVENAGKCPFPHGNTSVSARSNRDWWPNQLNLRILHQNSALSSPMGKAFNYAEEFKKLDLEALKKDLTALMTDSQEWWPADFGHYGPLFIRMAWHSAGTYRTGDGRGGASSGTQRFAPLNSWPDNVNLDKARRLLWPLKQKYGNSISWADLLILTGNVALESMGFKTFGFGGGREDIWEPEEDIYWGAEDTWLGDKRYSGDRDLENPLAAVQMGLIYVNPEGPNGNPDPLAAARDIRETFARMAMNDEETVALIAGGHTFGKTHGAGDAAHVGPEPEAAGIEEQGLGWKNSFRSGKGGDTIGSGLEVTWTSTPTKWSNNFFWNLFGYEWELTKSPAGAHQWVPKHGAGAGSIPDAHDKSKRHAPSMLTTDLALRFDPAYEKISRRFFENPDEFADAFARAWFKLTHRDMGPRVRYLGPEVPSEELIWQDPIPAAGHASIDANDVDTLKGEIAASGLTIPQLVSTAWASASTFRGSDKRGGANGARIRLAPQKDWEANQPAQLASVLNTLEGIQKKFNDTQTGGKTVSIADLIVLGGSVAIEQAAKKAGHDVVVPFAPGRTDATQEQTDVEAFAVLEPIVDGFRNYQRQAYTVSSEELLIDKAHLLTLTAPEMTALIGGLRALNANVGQSQHGVLTKRPETLTNDFFVNLLDMGTEWKAVSDAKDVFEGRDRATGDVKWTATRADLVLGSNSQLRAIAEVYGQADAEKKFVQDFVAAWTKVMNADRFDIA; translated from the coding sequence ATGGATACGAAAGTCGAAAATGCCGGCAAGTGTCCGTTTCCGCATGGGAACACGAGCGTTTCGGCTCGTTCGAACCGCGACTGGTGGCCGAACCAGCTGAACCTTCGGATTCTGCACCAGAATTCGGCCCTTTCCAGCCCGATGGGCAAGGCGTTCAACTACGCCGAGGAATTCAAGAAGCTCGACCTGGAGGCCCTGAAGAAGGACCTCACCGCCCTTATGACGGATTCGCAGGAATGGTGGCCGGCCGACTTCGGCCATTACGGCCCGCTCTTCATCCGCATGGCCTGGCATAGCGCCGGCACCTACCGCACCGGCGACGGCCGCGGCGGCGCCTCTTCCGGCACGCAGCGTTTCGCGCCGCTCAACAGCTGGCCGGATAACGTCAACCTCGACAAGGCTCGCCGCCTGCTGTGGCCGCTCAAGCAGAAATACGGCAACAGCATCTCCTGGGCCGACCTGCTGATCCTCACCGGCAACGTCGCACTGGAATCCATGGGCTTCAAGACCTTCGGCTTCGGCGGTGGTCGCGAAGACATCTGGGAGCCGGAAGAAGATATCTATTGGGGTGCGGAAGATACCTGGCTCGGCGACAAGCGCTACAGTGGCGACCGCGATCTGGAAAACCCGCTCGCAGCGGTGCAGATGGGCCTGATCTACGTCAATCCGGAAGGCCCGAACGGCAATCCCGACCCGCTCGCAGCGGCCCGTGACATCCGCGAAACCTTCGCCCGCATGGCCATGAACGACGAAGAAACCGTCGCCCTCATCGCCGGCGGCCATACCTTCGGCAAGACCCATGGTGCCGGCGATGCCGCCCATGTCGGCCCTGAGCCGGAAGCGGCCGGCATCGAAGAACAAGGCCTCGGCTGGAAGAACAGCTTCCGCAGCGGCAAGGGCGGTGACACGATCGGCAGCGGTCTCGAAGTCACCTGGACCTCGACGCCGACCAAGTGGAGCAACAACTTCTTCTGGAACCTGTTCGGCTATGAATGGGAACTGACGAAGAGCCCGGCCGGCGCCCATCAGTGGGTACCGAAGCACGGCGCTGGCGCCGGCTCGATCCCGGATGCTCACGACAAGTCCAAGCGCCATGCTCCGTCGATGCTGACGACCGACCTCGCCCTGCGCTTCGATCCGGCCTATGAGAAGATCTCCCGCCGCTTCTTCGAAAATCCGGACGAGTTCGCCGATGCCTTTGCCCGCGCATGGTTCAAGCTGACCCATCGCGACATGGGTCCGCGCGTGCGCTATCTCGGCCCGGAAGTGCCGAGCGAAGAGCTCATCTGGCAGGACCCGATCCCGGCTGCCGGTCACGCATCGATCGATGCCAACGATGTCGACACGCTCAAGGGCGAGATTGCCGCATCGGGCCTGACGATCCCGCAGCTGGTTTCGACCGCCTGGGCGTCGGCCTCGACCTTCCGCGGCTCCGACAAGCGCGGTGGTGCAAACGGCGCTCGCATCCGCCTGGCGCCGCAGAAGGACTGGGAAGCCAATCAGCCGGCCCAGCTCGCTTCCGTGCTCAACACGCTCGAAGGCATCCAGAAGAAGTTCAACGATACCCAGACCGGCGGCAAGACGGTATCGATTGCCGACCTTATCGTTCTCGGCGGCTCGGTTGCCATTGAACAGGCTGCGAAGAAGGCCGGCCATGACGTGGTCGTACCCTTCGCTCCCGGCCGTACCGATGCGACGCAGGAACAGACCGATGTCGAAGCATTCGCCGTTCTCGAGCCGATCGTCGACGGTTTCCGCAACTACCAGCGTCAGGCCTATACCGTCTCTTCGGAAGAGCTGCTGATCGACAAGGCACATCTGCTGACGCTGACGGCTCCGGAAATGACCGCCCTCATCGGCGGCCTGCGCGCACTGAACGCCAATGTCGGCCAGAGCCAGCACGGCGTCCTCACCAAGCGTCCGGAAACACTGACCAACGACTTCTTCGTGAACCTGCTCGACATGGGGACGGAGTGGAAGGCCGTTTCGGATGCCAAAGACGTCTTCGAAGGCCGCGACCGTGCGACCGGCGACGTGAAGTGGACGGCAACGCGTGCCGACCTCGTCCTCGGCTCCAACTCGCAGCTGCGTGCGATCGCCGAAGTTTACGGCCAGGCCGATGCCGAGAAGAAGTTCGTACAGGACTTCGTCGCGGCATGGACCAAAGTCATGAACGCCGACCGCTTCGACATCGCTTGA
- a CDS encoding LysR substrate-binding domain-containing protein, giving the protein MANFTLKQLRYFEALARLGHFGRAADLCAISQPALSMQIKELEEQLGTNLFERGARQVRLTNFGEAFAIRVRDILRSVDELGDLARASHNQPVGRLRIGIIPTVAPYLLPSIIGNLSRIYDGLDIHVRETLTSKLVEELEEGRLDTAIVALPISEASLTEVPLFAENFVLVRPSEDEGKPVPNREALREMRLLLLEEGHCFRDQALSFCNIQSALPRELMDGSSLSTLVQMVSAGIGVTLIPEMAVAVETRSASVSTVRFQSPQPSRTIGMIWRRTSPLVKQLMQISEVVREAADAMREQHDSIWRRQDLELDSRL; this is encoded by the coding sequence ATGGCAAACTTCACGCTTAAACAGCTTCGCTATTTCGAAGCGCTGGCCCGGCTCGGCCACTTCGGACGCGCCGCCGATCTATGCGCGATCTCCCAGCCCGCCTTATCGATGCAGATCAAGGAATTGGAGGAGCAACTCGGCACGAATCTTTTCGAAAGAGGCGCGAGACAGGTCCGGTTGACCAATTTCGGAGAAGCGTTCGCGATCCGCGTCCGCGACATCCTGCGCTCCGTCGACGAGCTGGGAGATCTTGCCCGCGCATCGCACAATCAGCCTGTGGGACGGTTGCGCATCGGTATTATTCCCACCGTCGCGCCCTATCTACTGCCGAGCATCATCGGCAATCTCTCCCGCATCTATGATGGGCTCGATATCCATGTGCGCGAGACCCTGACTTCGAAACTGGTGGAAGAGCTGGAGGAGGGGAGGCTGGATACGGCGATCGTTGCTCTGCCAATCTCCGAAGCATCTCTGACGGAAGTGCCGCTATTTGCTGAAAACTTCGTCCTGGTGCGGCCGAGCGAGGACGAAGGCAAGCCGGTGCCCAACCGGGAAGCGCTTCGCGAAATGCGGCTGTTGCTCTTGGAGGAAGGGCATTGCTTCCGCGACCAGGCGCTCTCCTTCTGCAATATACAGTCGGCGCTTCCCCGGGAGCTGATGGATGGCAGCTCGCTGTCAACGCTGGTGCAGATGGTCAGTGCCGGCATCGGCGTCACCTTGATACCGGAGATGGCGGTCGCGGTGGAAACCCGTTCGGCCTCGGTTTCGACCGTCCGCTTCCAAAGCCCGCAGCCGTCACGGACGATCGGCATGATCTGGCGCAGGACAAGCCCTCTGGTCAAACAGCTCATGCAGATTTCCGAAGTGGTGCGCGAGGCGGCCGACGCCATGCGCGAGCAGCATGATTCGATCTGGCGCAGACAGGATCTGGAGCTTGATAGCCGCCTGTAG
- a CDS encoding M20 aminoacylase family protein codes for MTLDNDFARLSDFEPMKAELTGIRQHLHANPELSFEEAETARFVAEKLEGWGYEVTRNVGGHGVVARMTVGAGKKSIAIRADMDALPITEQTGATYASRSPGKMHACGHDGHTTILLGAAEYLARTRRFNGTVNLIFQPAEEAGAVSGAPAMIKDGLFERFPFDVIYGLHNHPGATEGTWLLRSGPLMAAADTVEITITGKGGHASRPHLTIDPVVVACNLVVSLQTIVARSVDPTQTAVVTVGAIHAGEASNVIPESAKMLLTVRSFDPKVRELLEARIRKLTESIADGYGASVEIDYVHGHPVVVNSEKETEFARMVAEELVGADKVTTCGLIPGSEDFSHYLEHKPGSFLRLGNGLNSAILHSAKYDFADESLTVGAAMWARLTERYLDA; via the coding sequence ATGACCCTAGACAACGATTTCGCCCGCCTCTCGGACTTCGAGCCGATGAAGGCCGAATTGACCGGCATCCGCCAGCATCTGCATGCCAATCCCGAACTCTCCTTCGAGGAGGCGGAAACCGCGCGTTTCGTTGCCGAGAAGCTGGAAGGCTGGGGCTATGAAGTCACACGCAATGTCGGTGGCCATGGCGTCGTTGCACGCATGACTGTCGGCGCCGGCAAGAAGAGCATCGCGATCCGCGCCGATATGGACGCCTTGCCGATCACCGAACAGACCGGCGCCACTTACGCCAGCAGGTCGCCCGGCAAGATGCATGCCTGCGGCCACGACGGCCATACGACCATATTGCTCGGGGCGGCCGAATATCTCGCCCGCACCCGCCGGTTCAACGGCACGGTGAACCTGATCTTCCAGCCGGCCGAAGAAGCGGGGGCCGTCAGCGGCGCTCCCGCAATGATCAAGGATGGCCTCTTCGAACGCTTTCCCTTCGACGTCATTTACGGGCTGCACAATCATCCGGGTGCTACGGAAGGCACCTGGCTGTTGCGCTCCGGCCCGCTGATGGCGGCAGCCGATACGGTCGAGATCACTATCACGGGCAAGGGCGGCCATGCCTCCCGCCCGCATCTGACCATCGACCCCGTCGTCGTTGCGTGCAATCTCGTCGTCAGCCTGCAGACGATCGTTGCCCGCAGCGTCGACCCGACGCAGACGGCCGTCGTGACCGTCGGTGCCATCCATGCCGGCGAGGCTTCGAACGTCATTCCCGAAAGCGCGAAGATGCTGCTCACCGTCCGCTCCTTCGATCCGAAGGTGCGCGAACTGCTCGAGGCTCGCATTCGCAAGCTGACAGAATCCATCGCTGACGGCTATGGCGCCAGCGTCGAGATCGACTACGTCCACGGCCATCCGGTCGTCGTCAATTCGGAGAAGGAAACGGAATTCGCGCGCATGGTCGCCGAAGAGCTCGTCGGCGCCGACAAGGTCACCACCTGCGGCCTGATCCCCGGCAGCGAGGATTTCTCTCACTACCTGGAACACAAGCCCGGCAGCTTCCTGCGCCTCGGCAATGGCTTGAATTCGGCCATCCTGCACAGCGCCAAGTATGATTTCGCTGACGAAAGCCTGACCGTTGGCGCCGCCATGTGGGCACGGTTGACCGAGCGCTATCTCGACGCCTGA
- a CDS encoding amino acid ABC transporter ATP-binding protein, with protein sequence MNSIVNVNPLVQARNVHKSFENLEVLKGIDLDVTPGEVVVILGPSGSGKSTFLRCINHLESINRGSIEVDGEQIGYRLNKGRLVKLSNHAIALQRRKIGMVFQQFNLYPHMTALQNVIEAPIGIHGESRKQATENALALLDRVGLSAKAHNYPRQLSGGQQQRVAIARALAIKPKLMLFDEPTSALDPELVGEVLSTMRDLASQGLTMIVVTHEIGFAREAADRVVFMDGGKIVEQGRPEDVIGNPQHPRTRSFLSRFI encoded by the coding sequence ATGAACTCGATCGTCAATGTGAACCCGCTGGTACAGGCACGCAACGTCCACAAGTCCTTCGAAAATCTCGAAGTGCTGAAAGGCATCGATCTCGATGTGACGCCGGGCGAAGTGGTCGTCATCCTCGGACCCTCCGGTTCCGGCAAGTCGACTTTCCTGCGCTGCATCAACCATCTGGAATCGATCAATCGCGGCTCGATCGAAGTCGACGGCGAACAGATCGGTTATCGGCTGAACAAGGGCCGACTGGTCAAACTGTCGAATCATGCGATCGCGCTGCAGCGGCGCAAGATTGGCATGGTGTTCCAACAGTTCAATCTCTATCCGCATATGACGGCGCTGCAAAATGTCATCGAGGCGCCGATCGGCATCCATGGCGAAAGCCGCAAGCAGGCGACCGAGAATGCGCTGGCGCTGCTCGACCGCGTTGGCTTGTCGGCCAAGGCTCACAACTACCCAAGGCAGCTTTCCGGCGGCCAGCAGCAGCGTGTGGCGATTGCAAGAGCGCTCGCAATCAAGCCGAAGCTGATGCTGTTCGACGAGCCGACGTCGGCGCTCGATCCGGAATTGGTCGGCGAGGTGCTGTCGACCATGCGCGATCTCGCCAGCCAGGGCCTGACGATGATCGTCGTCACCCACGAGATCGGTTTTGCCCGCGAAGCGGCCGACCGCGTCGTCTTCATGGATGGCGGCAAGATCGTGGAACAGGGCAGGCCCGAGGATGTGATCGGCAATCCGCAGCATCCGCGCACCAGAAGCTTCCTGTCGCGCTTCATCTAG
- a CDS encoding amino acid ABC transporter permease, producing MSTNAKDIASPSGDAAERDVANAHTPFPKGRVAAWVVTLLIAAYWAWSVARNENFGWHVVGQYFFDPVVISGLYVSLGLTVVAMALGIVFGLLLAIARLSKDTLASTLASLFIWFFRGTPLLVQLIFWYNLSTLFPTLSIGIPFGPTFVNWDTNSVISPMTAAIAGLALNEAAYMAEIIRGGLLSVDKGQFETAEAFGMTRIRALRRIIIPQAMRSIVPPTGNQLISMIKATSLVSVIAMADLLYSVQSIYNRTFEVIPMLLVAVIWYLLITSVLNIGQSYIERYYSRADRRTGATKAVKESAPALVPAQEAGQ from the coding sequence ATGAGCACAAATGCCAAAGACATCGCATCGCCATCTGGCGATGCGGCGGAACGAGATGTGGCGAATGCCCACACACCGTTCCCGAAGGGCCGTGTGGCGGCCTGGGTCGTCACCCTCCTGATCGCGGCCTATTGGGCGTGGTCGGTCGCCCGCAATGAGAATTTCGGCTGGCACGTCGTCGGGCAATATTTCTTCGATCCCGTCGTCATCAGCGGCCTTTATGTTTCGCTTGGCCTGACCGTCGTCGCCATGGCGCTCGGCATCGTGTTCGGCCTGCTTTTGGCGATCGCCAGGCTGTCGAAAGACACGCTGGCAAGCACACTCGCGTCCCTGTTCATCTGGTTCTTCCGCGGCACGCCGCTGCTCGTGCAGCTGATCTTCTGGTACAATCTCTCGACGCTTTTCCCGACGCTGTCGATCGGCATCCCCTTCGGCCCGACCTTCGTCAACTGGGACACGAATTCCGTTATCAGCCCAATGACAGCAGCAATCGCCGGCCTCGCTCTCAACGAAGCGGCCTATATGGCCGAGATCATTCGCGGCGGCCTGCTTTCGGTCGACAAGGGCCAGTTCGAGACTGCGGAAGCCTTTGGCATGACGAGAATCCGGGCGCTGCGCCGCATCATCATCCCGCAGGCCATGCGCTCCATCGTGCCGCCGACCGGCAACCAGCTCATCAGCATGATCAAGGCGACTTCGCTCGTCAGCGTCATCGCCATGGCTGATCTGCTCTATTCCGTGCAGTCGATCTACAACCGCACCTTCGAAGTCATCCCAATGCTGCTGGTCGCCGTCATCTGGTATCTGCTGATTACATCGGTGCTGAACATTGGCCAGAGCTATATCGAGCGCTACTATAGCCGCGCCGACCGCCGTACAGGCGCGACGAAGGCTGTAAAGGAGAGTGCGCCGGCGCTCGTACCGGCACAGGAGGCGGGCCAATGA
- a CDS encoding ABC transporter substrate-binding protein, with amino-acid sequence MSLKKMTYVALASLMMSGAAFAEDASLPKLSVNKDLQAKLPEAIRTSGKMISVNNGSFPPYEIVTGTKLTGASADLTDAIGEVLGVKIEHESVSGLPAILAGINSGRYQFAFGPIGDFKSREEANDFVDWVQEFVVFAVQKGNPKGITSLDSACGQRIAVMAGGSAEKVIQVQAEKCKTDGKGAIEVQSFTDQPSSILAVRSKRSDAFFSSQAPLTYFVSQASGQLELTGVGQKNGFEDLYQGAVVPKGSSLGPILKDAVKVLMDNGTYAAIMKKWGLENNMIKEPGINLGGILPK; translated from the coding sequence ATGTCGCTGAAGAAAATGACCTACGTCGCCCTGGCAAGCCTGATGATGTCGGGCGCCGCCTTCGCTGAGGATGCAAGCCTGCCGAAACTCTCGGTCAACAAGGATCTGCAGGCCAAGCTGCCGGAAGCGATCCGCACATCGGGCAAGATGATCTCCGTCAACAACGGCTCTTTCCCTCCCTATGAAATCGTCACCGGCACCAAGCTGACCGGTGCCAGCGCCGATCTGACCGACGCGATCGGCGAAGTGCTTGGCGTGAAGATCGAGCATGAGAGCGTCAGCGGCCTGCCTGCCATCCTCGCCGGCATCAATTCCGGCCGCTATCAGTTCGCCTTCGGTCCGATCGGCGATTTCAAGAGCCGCGAGGAAGCCAATGACTTCGTCGACTGGGTGCAGGAATTCGTCGTCTTCGCCGTCCAGAAGGGCAATCCGAAGGGCATTACCTCGCTCGACAGCGCCTGCGGCCAGCGCATTGCCGTCATGGCGGGCGGGTCGGCCGAAAAGGTGATCCAGGTGCAGGCCGAGAAGTGCAAGACCGACGGCAAGGGCGCGATCGAGGTTCAGTCCTTCACCGACCAGCCGAGCTCCATTCTCGCCGTCCGCTCCAAACGCTCTGACGCCTTCTTCTCCTCGCAGGCGCCGCTCACTTATTTCGTCTCGCAGGCCAGCGGCCAGCTGGAACTGACCGGCGTCGGCCAGAAGAACGGTTTCGAAGATCTCTATCAGGGCGCCGTGGTGCCGAAGGGCTCATCGCTCGGACCTATCCTCAAGGATGCCGTCAAGGTTCTTATGGACAACGGCACCTATGCCGCCATCATGAAGAAATGGGGCCTTGAGAACAATATGATCAAGGAGCCGGGTATCAATCTTGGCGGGATATTGCCGAAATGA
- a CDS encoding nitrate ABC transporter substrate-binding protein: MALTLRLALRDWDYMTPLVLGDVSSRKLDIKVDRVGTLISHVGKSDAYDAAETSFSRYTQLRIDGDASVVGIPNFIMRGFRHRCVITTKDSPITNFAQLAGKRIGVTGWRDSGNTWTRAALRREGVGVEDAMWYAGRLTEAHPITDRLDGFGRPGRIEAAPGERPMVELLKEGLLDAIFTPFMPDGYFAGNSGFRQVLSDFRAAEHRYFADVGYVPGMHLIGLKAEFAAEHPWVMAELSALIDESQRVWLSKRRKYADTTPFMLDELLKSAVELPEGWDASGFAANRKMIADFAGELHVQGILPRLMTPEELFPFDVDGSRTSAA, translated from the coding sequence ATGGCCCTTACTCTTCGACTTGCTCTCCGTGACTGGGACTACATGACCCCTCTGGTCCTGGGTGACGTCTCCTCCCGCAAGCTCGACATCAAGGTGGACCGTGTCGGCACGCTGATCTCGCATGTCGGCAAGAGCGATGCCTATGATGCCGCGGAAACCTCCTTCAGCCGCTATACGCAGCTGCGCATCGACGGTGACGCGAGCGTCGTCGGCATTCCGAATTTCATCATGCGCGGCTTCCGCCATCGCTGCGTCATCACCACCAAGGACAGCCCGATCACGAACTTCGCCCAACTTGCCGGCAAACGCATCGGCGTCACCGGCTGGCGCGACTCCGGCAATACCTGGACGCGGGCAGCACTGCGGCGCGAAGGCGTCGGCGTCGAAGATGCCATGTGGTATGCCGGCCGTCTCACCGAAGCCCATCCGATCACCGATCGCCTCGACGGTTTCGGCCGCCCCGGCCGCATCGAGGCCGCACCCGGCGAAAGGCCGATGGTGGAGCTTTTGAAGGAAGGCCTGCTTGACGCGATCTTCACGCCCTTCATGCCGGACGGTTATTTCGCCGGCAATTCCGGTTTCCGCCAGGTGCTTTCCGATTTCCGCGCCGCCGAACATCGCTATTTCGCCGATGTGGGCTATGTACCGGGTATGCACCTGATCGGATTGAAGGCGGAGTTTGCCGCCGAGCATCCGTGGGTCATGGCTGAGCTGAGCGCCCTCATCGATGAATCGCAGCGTGTGTGGCTCAGCAAGCGGCGCAAATATGCCGACACCACGCCCTTCATGCTCGACGAACTCCTGAAATCGGCGGTCGAATTGCCTGAGGGCTGGGATGCGAGCGGCTTTGCCGCCAACCGTAAGATGATCGCAGATTTCGCTGGGGAGCTGCATGTGCAGGGTATCCTGCCGCGGCTGATGACGCCGGAAGAACTCTTCCCGTTCGACGTCGATGGCAGCCGGACGAGCGCTGCCTGA
- a CDS encoding PLP-dependent aminotransferase family protein: MSEDRDAKWFAEKLSDRTIRGIALETSALIRAGALPVGTKLPSIRDLAFVLGVSPATLSEAWSELRRQKIISGRGRNGTWVSGDRFVAKPARLASVGDYGSDALNLTAAVPDVQLLPKLEAAMAYGASAENLNSYERNRILPELESEVRKSWPYEPEAFLATNGGYNAVYTLINALVMPGAAVAIEDPTGMRLLDILEDRGARIIPVKCDEEGPLPSSLEEALKYRPVAFIFQPRIHSVTGQSVSAARMAAIAEILRDKDTLIVEDDGIADISMAPRHSMGSLFPDRVIHILSFSKTHGPDLRLAVLSSSRAIIDQIQSYRSFSSGWTSRILQAAAAWLLRDPATAACLDHARKTYRERRAGLIDALGERGVDAKHGEGLCAWVPVSSEPFAMVTLAARGIAVHPGAKFSILPSSHLRVATAKLSERRDYVADAIALAAVHT, from the coding sequence ATGAGCGAAGATCGGGACGCGAAATGGTTTGCCGAAAAATTGAGCGATCGGACCATTCGTGGCATTGCACTTGAAACGAGCGCGCTCATTCGCGCCGGGGCGCTGCCTGTTGGCACCAAGCTGCCGTCGATCCGCGACCTTGCCTTTGTCCTTGGGGTGAGCCCGGCAACCCTATCGGAAGCCTGGAGCGAGCTCAGGCGTCAGAAGATCATCAGCGGACGAGGCCGGAATGGTACATGGGTCAGCGGCGACCGCTTTGTTGCCAAGCCGGCGCGGCTGGCAAGCGTCGGCGACTACGGTTCCGACGCCCTCAATCTGACGGCCGCCGTTCCCGATGTGCAACTGCTGCCGAAGCTCGAGGCGGCGATGGCCTATGGCGCCTCGGCCGAGAATCTCAACAGCTACGAGCGCAATCGCATCCTGCCGGAGCTGGAAAGCGAGGTCAGGAAGAGCTGGCCCTATGAGCCAGAGGCCTTCCTGGCAACGAATGGCGGCTATAATGCCGTCTACACTCTGATCAATGCCCTCGTCATGCCGGGTGCCGCCGTCGCGATCGAAGACCCGACAGGCATGCGGCTTCTCGATATTCTCGAGGATCGGGGTGCCCGCATCATTCCGGTGAAATGCGATGAGGAGGGGCCGCTGCCGTCTTCGCTGGAGGAAGCGTTGAAATACCGCCCGGTCGCCTTCATCTTTCAGCCGCGCATCCATTCTGTCACGGGCCAAAGCGTCAGTGCGGCGCGCATGGCGGCCATTGCCGAGATCCTTCGCGACAAGGATACGTTGATCGTGGAGGACGATGGTATCGCCGATATCTCGATGGCGCCGCGCCATTCGATGGGGAGCCTTTTTCCCGATCGGGTCATCCATATCCTGTCGTTTTCGAAAACGCACGGGCCGGATCTGCGCCTCGCGGTCTTGTCGAGTTCGCGGGCGATCATCGATCAGATCCAGTCCTATCGCAGCTTCAGCTCCGGCTGGACCAGCCGTATTCTGCAGGCGGCGGCGGCCTGGCTGCTGCGCGATCCGGCGACGGCGGCATGCCTCGATCATGCCCGCAAGACCTATCGGGAGCGCCGGGCCGGCCTCATCGATGCGCTTGGCGAGCGTGGCGTCGATGCAAAACACGGGGAGGGGCTGTGTGCCTGGGTGCCGGTCTCGTCGGAGCCCTTCGCAATGGTGACGCTTGCCGCCCGAGGCATTGCGGTGCATCCCGGTGCCAAGTTCTCGATCTTGCCCAGCAGTCATTTGCGTGTCGCGACGGCCAAACTCTCGGAGCGGCGTGACTATGTTGCGGATGCCATCGCACTTGCCGCTGTCCACACGTGA